From the Kitasatospora viridis genome, one window contains:
- a CDS encoding DUF4192 domain-containing protein — translation MTHDDSTTPAGRFDGQHVLRMRGPADMAAMLPYLLGFYPDDSLVVIGLHGPELRQGGAIRLDIPDDERSWSETATDVARLLVELSKERGRTPEAVLIYLCREPEPDGSPPAPALRPLADHLLLAFRELGLPVKESLCLSAGRWWSFLCTDPACCSPRGTAVYTSREPRAVVAAATYAGLAPRGSRRAIAAGLAPIGPPESDVQRAALKQELARACEQLMTEKDGAERAFAATVELLEQAMAESRSGLPRLTPEQSAQLIVGLLDKPSRDRAAEYAEPDELVAAQRLWRYLARRCVAPHTEYAKAPLTLLAWTSWLAGDTATSRVVLGMALELDPDYTLAILLHESLNTSLPPDGLLSIVRAERARRLYAPVADDASQLPDGEHGARPDEPSGGPRPPTAPMGDGGPGPAGSAPPADQDDGAPSPPATPGRNRSGESVGPEEERPARAATREPASGSGEPPGAGHSIARPARPGPHPGAVPRPRGGGDVPPQPPAAVTPQPGRGPVPGGRARRPARAPGRRVRRLSHLTGGRHGTGESGSLG, via the coding sequence ATGACCCACGACGACTCCACCACCCCCGCCGGCCGCTTCGACGGCCAGCACGTGCTCCGGATGCGCGGCCCGGCCGACATGGCCGCGATGCTGCCCTACCTGCTCGGCTTCTACCCCGACGACAGCCTGGTCGTGATCGGACTGCACGGCCCCGAGCTGCGGCAGGGCGGCGCGATCCGGCTCGACATCCCCGACGACGAGCGGAGCTGGTCCGAGACCGCCACGGACGTCGCCAGGCTGCTGGTCGAGCTCTCCAAGGAGCGCGGCCGCACCCCGGAGGCGGTGCTGATCTACCTCTGCCGCGAGCCCGAGCCCGACGGCTCGCCGCCCGCCCCGGCCCTGCGTCCGCTGGCCGACCACCTGCTGCTCGCCTTCCGGGAGCTGGGCCTGCCGGTCAAGGAGTCGCTCTGCCTCTCGGCCGGCCGCTGGTGGTCCTTCCTCTGCACCGACCCGGCCTGCTGCTCGCCGCGCGGCACCGCCGTCTACACCAGCCGGGAGCCGCGCGCCGTGGTGGCCGCGGCCACCTACGCGGGCCTCGCCCCGCGCGGCAGCCGCCGCGCCATCGCCGCCGGCCTCGCGCCGATCGGCCCGCCCGAGTCCGACGTCCAGCGAGCCGCCCTCAAGCAGGAGTTGGCGCGCGCCTGCGAACAGCTGATGACCGAGAAGGACGGCGCGGAGCGCGCCTTCGCCGCCACCGTCGAGCTGCTGGAGCAGGCCATGGCCGAGAGCCGTTCCGGCCTGCCGCGGCTCACCCCCGAGCAGAGCGCCCAGCTGATCGTCGGCCTGCTGGACAAGCCCAGTCGTGACCGCGCCGCCGAGTACGCGGAGCCCGACGAGTTGGTCGCGGCCCAGCGGCTCTGGCGCTACCTGGCCCGTCGTTGCGTCGCGCCGCACACCGAGTACGCCAAGGCGCCGCTGACCCTGCTGGCCTGGACCTCCTGGCTGGCCGGCGACACCGCGACCAGCCGGGTGGTCCTGGGCATGGCGCTGGAACTCGACCCGGACTACACCCTGGCGATCCTGCTCCACGAGTCGCTGAACACCAGCCTGCCGCCCGACGGCCTGCTCAGCATCGTCCGCGCCGAGCGGGCCCGAAGGCTCTACGCGCCGGTCGCCGACGACGCGTCGCAGCTGCCGGACGGGGAGCACGGAGCCCGGCCTGACGAACCGTCGGGAGGGCCGCGCCCGCCGACCGCCCCGATGGGTGACGGGGGCCCCGGACCGGCGGGCAGCGCCCCGCCGGCGGACCAGGACGACGGCGCGCCGAGTCCGCCGGCCACCCCGGGGCGGAACCGGTCGGGGGAGTCCGTGGGCCCGGAGGAGGAGCGGCCCGCCAGGGCCGCCACCCGCGAACCGGCGAGCGGCTCCGGGGAGCCGCCCGGCGCTGGCCACTCGATCGCCCGCCCCGCTAGGCCCGGCCCGCACCCCGGCGCGGTGCCCCGACCGCGCGGTGGGGGTGACGTGCCGCCGCAGCCTCCGGCGGCGGTGA
- a CDS encoding RecQ family ATP-dependent DNA helicase, translating into MNQPIHTPAPLPGDHGSATGTADRAAVRDRAEAVLRELAGPAARLREDQWLAIEALVVDRRRALVVQRTGWGKSAVYFIATALLRSAGAGPTVIVSPLLALMRNQVESAGRAGIHARTINSANPEEWEGIQAEVAAGTVDILLVSPERLNNPDFRDQVLPKLAASTGLLVVDEAHCISDWGHDFRPDYRRLRTMLADLAPGVPVLATTATANARVTEDVADQLGTGAADGRALVLRGPLDRESLSLAVLQLSDPAHRLAWLADHLDELPGSGIIYTLTVAAAEEVTEFLRGRGFPVASYSGRTEDAERRTAEADLLANRVKALVATSALGMGFDKPDLGFVVHLGSPGSPIAYYQQVGRAGRGVDRAEVLLLPGREDEAIWRYFASLGFPPEEQVRRTLEALAEAGRPLSTAALETRVDLRRARLETMLKVLDVDGAVRRVRGGWLATGEPWVYDGPRYAKVARARADEQQAMREYASGQRCRMEFLRLQLDDEEAAPCGRCDVCAGPRHEAGVSDEALAAARAALGRPGVSFEPRRLWPTGMDALGVALKGKIPADEQAQTGRALGRLSDIGWGGRLRAMLGEGAPDAAVPKDVLDALVTVLSDWARGPGGWAGAEPDTARPVGVVAMASATRPALISSLAEQIARIGRLPLLGRIEYLHGEPPAGARSNSAQRLKSLSGALLVPPPLAAALAELDGPVLLVDDLVDSGWTVTVATRLLRQHGAKGVLPLVLAVQA; encoded by the coding sequence ATGAACCAGCCGATCCACACCCCCGCTCCGCTCCCCGGCGACCACGGCTCCGCCACCGGGACGGCCGACCGCGCGGCCGTCCGGGACCGTGCCGAGGCCGTGCTGCGCGAGCTCGCCGGGCCGGCCGCCCGCCTGCGGGAGGACCAGTGGCTGGCGATCGAGGCCCTGGTGGTCGACCGTCGCAGAGCGCTGGTGGTGCAGCGCACCGGCTGGGGCAAGTCGGCCGTCTACTTCATCGCCACCGCGCTGCTCCGCTCGGCCGGCGCCGGGCCGACGGTGATCGTCTCGCCGCTGCTGGCGCTGATGCGCAATCAGGTGGAGTCCGCCGGGCGGGCCGGGATCCACGCACGAACCATCAACTCGGCCAACCCCGAGGAGTGGGAGGGGATCCAGGCCGAGGTGGCGGCCGGCACGGTGGACATCCTGCTGGTCAGCCCCGAGCGCCTGAACAACCCCGACTTCCGTGACCAGGTGCTGCCGAAGCTGGCGGCCTCGACCGGCCTGCTGGTGGTCGACGAGGCGCACTGCATCTCCGACTGGGGTCACGACTTCCGCCCCGACTACCGCCGGCTGCGCACCATGCTGGCGGACCTGGCCCCCGGCGTGCCGGTGCTGGCGACCACCGCGACGGCCAACGCCCGGGTCACCGAGGACGTCGCCGACCAGCTCGGCACCGGGGCGGCCGACGGTCGGGCGCTGGTGCTGCGCGGCCCGCTCGACCGGGAGAGCCTGAGCCTGGCGGTGCTCCAGCTGTCCGACCCCGCGCACCGGCTGGCGTGGCTGGCCGACCACCTGGACGAGCTCCCGGGCTCGGGCATCATCTACACCCTGACGGTGGCGGCGGCGGAGGAAGTCACCGAGTTCCTGCGCGGGCGCGGGTTCCCGGTCGCCTCCTACTCCGGCCGCACCGAGGACGCAGAGCGCCGCACCGCCGAGGCCGACCTGCTGGCCAACCGGGTCAAGGCGCTCGTCGCGACCTCCGCCCTGGGCATGGGCTTCGACAAGCCCGACCTCGGCTTCGTGGTCCACCTCGGCTCCCCCGGTTCCCCGATCGCCTACTACCAGCAGGTCGGCCGGGCCGGCCGAGGGGTGGACCGGGCCGAGGTCCTGCTGCTCCCCGGCCGCGAGGACGAAGCGATCTGGCGCTACTTCGCCTCCCTGGGCTTCCCGCCCGAGGAGCAGGTGCGCCGCACCCTGGAGGCGCTGGCCGAGGCCGGTCGGCCGCTCTCCACCGCCGCCCTGGAGACCCGGGTGGACCTGCGCCGGGCGCGACTGGAGACCATGCTCAAGGTGCTCGACGTGGACGGGGCGGTGCGCCGGGTGCGCGGTGGCTGGCTGGCCACCGGTGAGCCGTGGGTCTACGACGGTCCGCGCTACGCCAAGGTGGCCAGGGCCCGGGCCGACGAGCAGCAGGCGATGCGCGAGTACGCGAGCGGCCAGCGCTGCCGGATGGAGTTCCTCAGGCTGCAGCTGGACGACGAGGAGGCCGCGCCCTGCGGCCGGTGCGACGTCTGCGCCGGCCCCCGGCACGAAGCCGGTGTCTCGGACGAGGCGCTGGCGGCGGCCCGGGCCGCGCTCGGCCGACCCGGCGTCAGTTTCGAGCCGCGCCGGCTCTGGCCCACCGGGATGGATGCGCTCGGGGTCGCGCTCAAGGGCAAGATCCCGGCGGACGAACAGGCCCAGACCGGGCGGGCGCTGGGCCGGCTATCCGACATCGGCTGGGGCGGACGGCTGCGCGCCATGCTCGGCGAGGGCGCGCCCGATGCCGCGGTGCCCAAGGACGTGCTGGACGCGCTGGTCACGGTGCTGAGCGACTGGGCGCGCGGTCCGGGCGGCTGGGCCGGCGCCGAGCCGGATACCGCCCGGCCGGTCGGCGTGGTGGCGATGGCCTCGGCCACCCGGCCCGCGCTGATCTCCTCGCTCGCCGAGCAGATCGCGCGGATCGGGCGGCTGCCGCTGCTCGGTCGGATCGAGTACCTGCACGGTGAGCCTCCGGCCGGTGCCCGCAGCAACAGTGCCCAGCGGCTGAAATCGCTCTCGGGGGCACTGTTGGTGCCCCCGCCGCTGGCTGCGGCCCTCGCCGAGCTCGACGGCCCGGTACTGCTCGTCGACGACCTCGTCGACAGCGGATGGACCGTCACCGTGGCCACCAGGCTGCTCCGCCAGCACGGTGCGAAGGGGGTGTTGCCGCTGGTCCTGGCCGTGCAGGCCTGA
- a CDS encoding ribonuclease HII, translated as MPYQPPTHSVERSLRRAGASVVVGLDEVGRGAWAGPVTVGAAVTGMRKAPEGLTDSKLLTPRRRELLAPVLADWVTASAIGQASAQECDELGMTAALRLAAVRALEALPVVPDAVILDGKHDYLGGPWRVRTVIKGDQSCVCVAAASVLAKVHRDGLMAELAPDYPEYGFAENAGYPSPVHKAALEEHGPTDLHRLSWAYLDALPRWSHLKRTREADGDEQLTLGF; from the coding sequence ATGCCCTACCAGCCGCCGACCCACAGCGTGGAGCGCTCGCTGCGCCGAGCCGGAGCGAGCGTGGTGGTGGGACTCGACGAGGTCGGTCGCGGTGCCTGGGCCGGCCCGGTCACGGTGGGCGCCGCGGTCACCGGGATGCGCAAGGCGCCGGAGGGGCTGACCGACTCCAAGCTGCTCACCCCGCGCCGCCGCGAACTGCTCGCCCCGGTGCTGGCCGACTGGGTCACCGCCTCGGCGATCGGACAGGCCTCCGCGCAGGAATGTGACGAACTCGGCATGACGGCGGCGCTGCGGCTGGCCGCGGTGCGTGCGCTGGAGGCGCTGCCGGTGGTGCCGGACGCGGTGATCCTGGACGGCAAGCACGACTACCTCGGCGGCCCGTGGCGGGTGCGCACGGTGATCAAGGGCGACCAGAGCTGCGTCTGCGTGGCGGCCGCCTCGGTGCTCGCCAAGGTCCACCGGGACGGGCTGATGGCGGAGTTGGCGCCGGACTACCCGGAGTACGGCTTCGCGGAGAACGCCGGGTACCCGTCCCCGGTGCACAAGGCGGCACTGGAGGAACACGGTCCGACCGACCTCCACCGGCTCTCCTGGGCCTACCTCGACGCCCTGCCGCGCTGGAGCCACCTCAAGCGCACTAGGGAAGCGGACGGCGACGAACAGCTCACGCTGGGCTTCTGA
- a CDS encoding carbohydrate ABC transporter permease, producing MSSSPVSDAVPEPGSAASAGSAAPPAVPPVKAVRKSFSSPLASLFVIVLTVLWTIPTLGLLVTSLRPKQDVADSGWWTVLSHPQLTLDNYHSVLFEGGFGVSGGLMPYLVNSLAIAVPATVFPLLLAAMAAYALAWVKFKGSDTLFFVIFALQVVPLQMALIPLLQLFSRGAHLGSVTVIPALSLKDTYTPVWLAHTMFALPLAVFLLHNFISQLPRDLMEAAVVDGASHFRIFRSIVLPLCTPALASFAIFQFLWVWNDLLVALTFAGGTPQVAPMTVRLAQLSGSFGGHWELLTAGAFLSMIVPLGVFFGLQRYFVRGLLAGSVKG from the coding sequence ATGAGCAGCAGTCCGGTCTCCGACGCGGTGCCCGAGCCGGGTTCCGCGGCATCCGCGGGCTCAGCGGCCCCGCCTGCCGTGCCACCGGTCAAGGCGGTGCGGAAGTCCTTCAGCAGCCCGCTGGCCTCGCTCTTCGTGATCGTGCTGACGGTGCTCTGGACCATTCCGACGCTGGGGCTGCTGGTCACCTCGCTGCGGCCCAAGCAGGACGTGGCGGACAGCGGGTGGTGGACCGTGCTCAGCCATCCGCAGCTGACCCTCGACAACTACCACTCGGTGCTGTTCGAGGGCGGGTTCGGGGTCAGCGGCGGGCTGATGCCGTACCTGGTCAACTCGTTGGCGATCGCGGTGCCGGCCACCGTCTTCCCGCTGCTGCTGGCGGCGATGGCGGCGTACGCCCTGGCCTGGGTGAAGTTCAAGGGCAGCGACACGCTGTTCTTCGTGATCTTCGCGCTGCAAGTGGTGCCGCTGCAGATGGCGTTGATCCCGCTGCTCCAACTCTTCTCCCGGGGCGCGCACCTGGGCTCGGTCACGGTGATCCCGGCGCTCAGCCTCAAGGACACCTACACGCCGGTCTGGCTCGCGCACACCATGTTCGCGCTGCCGCTCGCGGTGTTCCTGCTGCACAACTTCATCTCCCAACTGCCCAGGGACCTGATGGAAGCGGCGGTGGTGGACGGCGCCTCGCACTTCCGGATCTTCCGGTCGATCGTGCTGCCGCTCTGCACGCCGGCGCTGGCCTCCTTCGCGATCTTCCAGTTCCTCTGGGTCTGGAACGACCTGCTGGTGGCGCTGACCTTCGCCGGCGGCACCCCGCAGGTGGCGCCGATGACGGTGCGCCTGGCGCAGCTCTCCGGTTCGTTCGGCGGGCACTGGGAACTGCTCACGGCCGGGGCGTTCCTGTCGATGATCGTGCCGCTCGGGGTGTTCTTCGGGCTCCAGCGGTACTTCGTGCGCGGGCTGCTGGCGGGGTCGGTGAAGGGCTGA
- a CDS encoding carbohydrate ABC transporter permease, with protein sequence MLLTGPVPAGRAGAGATTALLASGWDDAVIKLGNSAGAIAGFLAVLLLVFFAAGRATGRFGRPLAVLVLLGPTVLLVLVGLVVPLLRTGYLSLRNDDSSRFVGLRNYSWAFGSDDIHQVLLTTLLWLVVVPVAATGLGLALALLVDRLRRQSLYKSLIFMPMAISLVGASIIWKFVYDSRDSGQAQIGLLSQLAIWLGWRHPPNWILAQPLNTFLLMVVMVWVQTGFAMVVLSAAIKAIPDEITEAARLDGASGFKLFWYVTVPMIRTTLVVVLTTVLLITLKAFDIVRTMTGGNFGTQVLANEMYSQSFTEFNVGRGSALAVLLFLAVLPLVGYNIVQLRKERGHR encoded by the coding sequence ATGCTGCTCACGGGTCCCGTTCCGGCCGGGCGGGCCGGAGCCGGCGCGACCACGGCGCTGCTCGCCTCCGGCTGGGACGACGCGGTGATCAAGCTCGGCAACAGTGCCGGCGCGATCGCCGGGTTCCTCGCGGTGCTGCTGCTCGTCTTCTTCGCGGCGGGCCGGGCCACCGGCCGGTTCGGGCGGCCGCTGGCGGTCCTGGTCCTGCTCGGGCCGACGGTGCTGCTGGTGCTGGTCGGGCTGGTCGTGCCGCTGCTGCGGACCGGCTACCTCAGCCTGCGCAACGACGACAGCAGCAGGTTCGTCGGCCTGCGCAACTACAGCTGGGCGTTCGGCAGCGACGACATCCACCAGGTGCTGCTCACCACGTTGCTCTGGCTGGTGGTCGTCCCGGTGGCGGCCACCGGGCTCGGGCTGGCGCTGGCGCTGCTGGTGGACCGGCTGCGCCGGCAGTCGCTCTACAAGTCGCTGATCTTCATGCCGATGGCGATCTCGCTGGTCGGCGCGAGCATCATCTGGAAGTTCGTCTACGACTCGCGCGATTCGGGGCAGGCGCAGATCGGGCTGCTCAGCCAGCTCGCGATCTGGCTCGGCTGGCGGCACCCGCCGAACTGGATCCTCGCCCAGCCGCTGAACACCTTCCTGTTGATGGTGGTGATGGTCTGGGTGCAGACCGGGTTCGCCATGGTGGTGCTCTCGGCGGCGATCAAGGCGATCCCGGACGAGATCACCGAGGCCGCCCGGCTGGACGGGGCGAGCGGGTTCAAGCTCTTCTGGTACGTCACGGTGCCGATGATCCGCACCACCCTGGTGGTGGTGCTCACCACGGTGCTGCTGATCACGCTGAAGGCCTTCGACATCGTGCGCACCATGACCGGGGGCAACTTCGGCACCCAGGTGCTGGCCAACGAGATGTACTCGCAGTCGTTCACCGAGTTCAACGTCGGCCGGGGGAGTGCGCTCGCGGTGCTGCTCTTCCTCGCGGTGCTGCCGCTGGTCGGCTACAACATCGTCCAGCTGCGGAAGGAGCGTGGTCACCGATGA
- a CDS encoding ABC transporter substrate-binding protein, with product MSPSPSSRFRQQLIVAPAVLGLALVAACSNSSSSTGGGGGGSATLAGDCAEYQPYAGHSGTTVTMFASILSPESDSLQQSWAKFSSCTGIKISYEGSNDFESQLPVRVNGGQAPDLAIIPQPGLLAQMVKTGQVKKPDATTVANENKWSPVWKTYGSVDGVFYAAPMSANMKSLVWYSPSAFKKAGYQVPTTWADLMKLSDTIAKSGTNGSKPWCGGIGSGTATGWPATDWLEEVVLGGQGGDVYDQWVSHKIKFSDPQITGAMQTVANWMQNPAWVNGGFGDVKSIATTTFQDAGGPILTGKCWMLQQASFYEAQWPKGTKVGPDGDVYAFHLPAVNPAIPNPVEGGGEFVTAFSDRPEVRAVQDYLSTAAWADSRIKVPNATGWVSANQGVDKSLYTDPIDQLSAAELTDPTATFRFDASDMMPAAVGSGQEWKSLTAWFAEGQSIQQTARDIDSAWPQ from the coding sequence ATGAGCCCAAGTCCGAGTAGCCGGTTCCGTCAGCAACTGATCGTCGCCCCCGCGGTTCTGGGGCTGGCCCTGGTGGCCGCCTGTTCCAACAGTTCCAGCAGCACCGGTGGGGGTGGCGGCGGATCCGCCACCCTCGCCGGCGACTGCGCCGAGTACCAGCCGTACGCCGGGCATTCGGGCACCACGGTGACGATGTTCGCGTCGATCCTCAGCCCCGAGTCGGACTCGCTGCAGCAGTCCTGGGCGAAGTTCAGCTCCTGCACCGGGATCAAGATCTCCTACGAGGGATCCAACGACTTCGAGTCCCAACTGCCGGTCCGGGTCAACGGCGGCCAGGCGCCCGACCTCGCGATCATCCCCCAACCGGGGCTGCTGGCACAGATGGTGAAGACCGGTCAGGTCAAGAAGCCGGACGCCACCACGGTGGCCAACGAGAACAAGTGGAGCCCGGTCTGGAAGACCTACGGCTCGGTCGACGGCGTCTTCTACGCGGCCCCGATGAGCGCCAACATGAAGTCGCTGGTCTGGTACTCGCCCTCCGCGTTCAAGAAGGCCGGCTACCAGGTGCCGACGACCTGGGCCGACCTGATGAAGCTCAGCGACACCATCGCCAAGTCCGGCACCAACGGGAGCAAGCCGTGGTGCGGCGGGATCGGCTCGGGCACCGCGACCGGCTGGCCGGCCACCGACTGGCTGGAGGAGGTGGTGCTCGGCGGCCAGGGCGGGGACGTCTACGACCAGTGGGTCAGCCACAAGATCAAGTTCAGCGACCCGCAGATCACCGGGGCCATGCAGACGGTGGCGAACTGGATGCAGAACCCGGCCTGGGTCAACGGCGGCTTCGGCGACGTGAAGTCCATCGCCACCACCACCTTCCAGGACGCCGGCGGCCCGATCCTCACCGGCAAGTGCTGGATGCTCCAGCAGGCCTCGTTCTACGAGGCGCAGTGGCCCAAGGGCACCAAGGTCGGGCCGGACGGCGACGTCTACGCCTTCCACCTGCCCGCCGTGAACCCGGCGATCCCCAACCCGGTGGAGGGCGGCGGCGAGTTCGTCACCGCCTTCTCGGACCGGCCCGAGGTGCGCGCGGTGCAGGACTACCTCTCCACGGCGGCCTGGGCCGACTCCCGGATCAAGGTGCCGAACGCGACCGGCTGGGTCTCGGCCAACCAGGGCGTGGACAAGAGCCTGTACACCGACCCGATCGACCAGCTCTCGGCCGCCGAACTGACCGACCCCACGGCGACCTTCCGGTTCGACGCCTCCGACATGATGCCGGCCGCCGTCGGCTCCGGGCAGGAGTGGAAGTCGCTGACCGCCTGGTTCGCGGAGGGGCAGTCGATCCAGCAGACCGCCCGCGACATCGACTCCGCCTGGCCGCAGTAG